A genomic window from Thermococcus nautili includes:
- a CDS encoding RNA-guided endonuclease InsQ/TnpB family protein, which produces MKRTVTVKLQPSKEQEKTLNQLADTGAKVWNRVNYLRRQQFFEDKIVDFNSTEKTVYEEFKREIGSATVQQIARKNAESWRSFFSLLRKKRNGELPSWLKPKPPNYLKEDGRRKPLIVLRNDQYKIEGNKLILKGLGKFKRLDIQFKGRIHLKGKQGRLEITYDPVRRKWYAHISLTVEEKLEGEEWVSVPRHPKGSLSAGIDLGVNNLMAVYVENGESFLVNGRLLKSIDFYWRRKIADYQSKLNKSGAKTSRKLKKMHGNAKLQAKHYINTAVRQTVKKLYDLGVSKIVIGYPKGIARNSDRGKKQNFLLSHVWRFNYVIKRLTEVAEEYGIQVELVNEAFTSKLCPVCGRPHEEARFVRGLFKCPATGLVFNADLVGAFNILKKAVNTITPNPSGLYAQRRGNWPKARPEGFEEPVPTGSLMRTPQTFLSMARG; this is translated from the coding sequence ATGAAGAGAACAGTAACAGTAAAACTACAGCCCTCAAAAGAACAGGAGAAAACTCTCAATCAGTTAGCCGATACTGGAGCTAAAGTCTGGAACCGAGTAAACTACTTGAGAAGACAACAATTCTTCGAGGACAAAATCGTGGACTTCAATTCAACCGAGAAAACCGTTTATGAGGAATTTAAACGGGAAATCGGTTCAGCAACCGTCCAGCAGATAGCGAGGAAGAACGCTGAAAGCTGGAGGAGTTTCTTCTCACTCCTTCGAAAAAAGCGTAACGGAGAACTCCCCTCTTGGCTTAAACCAAAACCACCAAACTATCTCAAAGAAGACGGGAGGAGAAAACCCTTAATCGTCCTAAGAAACGACCAATACAAAATTGAAGGAAATAAGCTCATTCTAAAAGGCCTCGGAAAGTTCAAACGCCTTGACATTCAATTCAAGGGTAGAATACACTTGAAGGGGAAGCAGGGTCGCTTAGAAATCACTTATGACCCGGTTAGGAGGAAGTGGTATGCCCACATAAGCCTCACAGTCGAGGAAAAACTTGAAGGCGAAGAATGGGTTAGCGTTCCAAGGCACCCCAAAGGAAGCCTCTCAGCAGGAATTGATTTAGGAGTGAACAATTTGATGGCCGTTTACGTTGAGAATGGAGAAAGCTTTCTCGTGAACGGAAGACTGCTTAAAAGCATTGATTTTTATTGGAGAAGAAAAATTGCCGATTACCAGTCCAAACTCAATAAATCTGGAGCTAAGACGAGTAGGAAACTCAAGAAAATGCATGGGAATGCCAAACTTCAGGCGAAGCACTACATTAACACGGCAGTAAGGCAGACAGTTAAGAAGCTTTACGATTTGGGGGTTTCTAAGATTGTCATTGGCTATCCGAAGGGGATAGCTCGGAATTCTGATAGAGGTAAAAAGCAAAACTTCCTTCTATCCCACGTCTGGCGGTTTAATTACGTTATCAAACGCTTGACTGAGGTTGCAGAGGAGTATGGTATTCAGGTTGAGCTTGTTAATGAGGCTTTCACTTCTAAGCTTTGCCCCGTTTGCGGGAGGCCTCATGAGGAGGCTCGTTTCGTTCGTGGTTTGTTTAAGTGTCCCGCAACGGGACTTGTTTTTAATGCGGACTTGGTTGGTGCCTTCAATATTTTGAAAAAGGCCGTGAACACCATAACCCCTAATCCGAGCGGGCTTTACGCTCAGAGGAGGGGTAATTGGCCGAAGGCCCGGCCAGAGGGGTTCGAAGAACCCGTTCCAACGGGTTCCTTAATGAGAACCCCTCAAACCTTCCTGTCCATGGCGAGGGGTTAA
- the pdxS gene encoding pyridoxal 5'-phosphate synthase lyase subunit PdxS — MDKLKVIEAKGTERLKRGFAKMVKGGVIMDVTNAEQARIAEEAGAVSVMALHRVPADIRKAGGVARMAPIEKIQEIMDAVTIPVMAKVRIGHVAEAKILEALGVDMIDESEVLTPSDPFFHIDKREFTVPFVCGARNLGEAVRRIWEGAAMIRTKGEAGTGNIVEAVRHVRLVAEGIRQIQAMTDEQVYGVAEKFAEPYLRLALNVKEIAGLPARVLENEPIYGHYTYREIVDGLYKVLLEIKKLGRLPVVNFAAGGVATPADAALMMQMGMDGVFVGSGIFKSSNPEKMARAIVEAVNHWDEPDVLVEISKEIGEPMKGQDIEELEVRLEERGV; from the coding sequence ATGGACAAGCTGAAGGTTATCGAGGCTAAGGGAACGGAGAGGCTCAAGAGGGGCTTCGCCAAGATGGTCAAGGGCGGAGTCATCATGGACGTTACCAACGCCGAGCAGGCGAGGATTGCGGAAGAGGCGGGAGCCGTTTCCGTCATGGCCCTCCACCGCGTCCCGGCCGACATTAGAAAGGCTGGCGGAGTCGCGAGGATGGCGCCTATTGAGAAGATTCAGGAGATAATGGACGCTGTTACGATTCCTGTCATGGCTAAGGTCAGAATCGGCCACGTCGCCGAGGCAAAGATACTCGAGGCTTTGGGAGTTGACATGATTGACGAGAGCGAGGTTCTCACTCCTTCCGACCCGTTCTTCCACATCGACAAGAGGGAGTTCACCGTTCCCTTCGTCTGCGGTGCCAGGAACCTCGGTGAGGCCGTGAGGAGGATATGGGAAGGGGCGGCAATGATTAGAACCAAGGGCGAGGCAGGAACCGGCAACATCGTCGAGGCCGTCAGGCACGTCCGCCTCGTTGCGGAGGGAATAAGGCAGATTCAGGCCATGACCGATGAGCAGGTCTACGGAGTGGCTGAAAAGTTCGCGGAGCCCTATCTCAGGCTCGCCCTCAACGTCAAGGAGATAGCCGGGCTTCCGGCAAGGGTTCTCGAGAACGAGCCGATTTACGGACACTACACCTACCGCGAAATCGTTGACGGCCTTTACAAGGTTCTCCTTGAGATAAAGAAGCTCGGTCGCCTTCCGGTCGTTAACTTCGCGGCCGGCGGAGTTGCAACTCCAGCTGACGCGGCTCTGATGATGCAGATGGGCATGGACGGCGTCTTCGTCGGCTCTGGTATCTTCAAGAGCTCCAACCCTGAGAAGATGGCCAGGGCCATAGTCGAGGCCGTCAACCACTGGGACGAGCCCGACGTTCTCGTTGAGATAAGCAAGGAAATCGGCGAGCCCATGAAGGGTCAGGACATCGAGGAGCTTGAAGTTCGCCTTGAGGAGAGGGGCGTCTGA